The Diaphorobacter ruginosibacter genome contains a region encoding:
- a CDS encoding aminoglycoside phosphotransferase family protein — protein sequence MSQPIQPIQAGTPAPAAAVSWSDPAREKLFDQWLASQAPTHGLLVDSVSTASADASFRRYLRVKSASGASYIIMDAPPDKEDCRPFVHVQKLLEGAGVLAPQVLAWDEPHGFMLLTDFGDQTLIGLLDPHKPEAAHGWYLQAVDTLIDWQKASRPGVLPEYNDALLRRELNLFPDWYLGRHREFTPNDKQQTLLQRTFDTIIATNLEAPGVFVHRDYMTRNMMVTPGGKLAVLDFQDAVHGPVTYDIASLLRDAFISWEEDFVIDITVRYWEKARRAGILGTGSASGWGADFGDFYRAVDWMGLQRHLKVAGIFARLTLRDGKPKYLADTPRFIAYIRQTASRYRELTPLLRLVDEVEGTQPAFGFAYGRM from the coding sequence GCACGCGAGAAGCTGTTCGATCAATGGCTGGCGTCGCAGGCTCCCACGCACGGGCTGCTCGTCGATTCCGTGAGCACGGCCTCGGCGGATGCCAGCTTTCGCCGCTATCTGCGCGTCAAGAGCGCCAGCGGCGCGAGCTACATCATTATGGACGCTCCTCCGGACAAGGAGGATTGCCGCCCTTTCGTTCACGTGCAGAAGCTGCTGGAAGGTGCCGGCGTTCTCGCACCCCAGGTCCTGGCATGGGACGAGCCGCATGGCTTCATGTTGCTCACTGACTTCGGCGACCAGACCCTGATCGGCCTGCTCGACCCGCACAAGCCCGAAGCGGCCCACGGCTGGTATCTGCAGGCGGTGGATACGCTCATCGACTGGCAGAAGGCCTCGCGTCCCGGCGTGCTGCCCGAATACAACGACGCCCTGCTGCGCCGCGAGCTGAACCTGTTTCCCGACTGGTACCTCGGCCGGCACCGCGAGTTCACCCCGAACGACAAGCAGCAGACCCTGCTGCAGCGCACGTTCGACACCATCATCGCCACCAACCTCGAGGCGCCCGGCGTGTTCGTGCACCGCGACTACATGACGCGCAACATGATGGTCACGCCCGGCGGCAAGCTGGCGGTGCTCGACTTCCAGGACGCCGTCCATGGCCCGGTGACCTACGACATCGCGAGCCTGCTGCGCGATGCGTTCATCAGTTGGGAAGAGGATTTCGTCATCGACATTACTGTCCGTTACTGGGAAAAGGCCCGGCGTGCGGGCATTCTCGGAACGGGCAGCGCCAGCGGCTGGGGCGCCGATTTCGGCGACTTCTACCGCGCCGTGGACTGGATGGGGCTGCAGCGCCACCTGAAGGTGGCGGGCATCTTCGCCCGGCTGACGCTGCGCGACGGAAAGCCGAAATACCTGGCCGACACCCCCCGCTTCATCGCCTACATCCGCCAGACCGCCAGCCGCTACCGCGAACTGACCCCGCTGCTGCGCCTGGTCGACGAGGTGGAAGGCACGCAGCCGGCGTTCGGCTTTGCCTACGGCCGGATGTGA
- a CDS encoding 16S rRNA (uracil(1498)-N(3))-methyltransferase, with product MPRFYCSLPLATGADITLPPAAARHVQVLRLQPGDGVTLFDGRGGEYAATVTRMGRSDVAVHVDAHAPLEREAPVAVHLISGMPANERMDWLVEKATELGAAGIQPLAAARSVIKLSGERADKRKERWQAIAVSACEQCGRNRLPEVHSPLSLAEWLRNPPAQALAGDAVRLVLSLREGNRPLRELAAGARKVWILHGPEGGLTQEEEDAALAAGFAPASLGERVLRAETAAIAALSQLVFA from the coding sequence ATGCCGCGTTTCTACTGTTCACTGCCGCTGGCCACCGGCGCAGACATCACCCTGCCGCCCGCGGCCGCACGCCACGTGCAGGTGCTGCGCCTGCAGCCCGGCGACGGGGTCACCCTCTTCGATGGCCGTGGCGGCGAATATGCGGCCACCGTCACCCGCATGGGTCGCAGCGATGTGGCGGTGCATGTCGATGCGCACGCCCCCCTCGAGCGTGAAGCGCCCGTGGCCGTGCACCTGATCTCCGGCATGCCGGCCAATGAGCGCATGGACTGGCTGGTCGAGAAGGCCACCGAGCTGGGCGCCGCCGGCATCCAGCCGCTTGCCGCCGCACGCAGCGTGATCAAGCTATCGGGCGAGCGTGCCGACAAGCGCAAGGAGCGGTGGCAGGCGATTGCCGTGTCCGCCTGCGAGCAGTGCGGGCGCAACCGGCTGCCCGAGGTGCACTCGCCGCTGTCCCTGGCCGAGTGGCTGAGGAACCCGCCCGCCCAGGCGCTGGCGGGCGACGCGGTGCGCCTGGTGCTGTCGCTGCGCGAAGGCAACCGGCCGCTGCGCGAGCTTGCGGCCGGAGCGCGGAAGGTGTGGATCCTGCATGGCCCCGAGGGCGGCCTCACGCAGGAAGAAGAAGATGCAGCGCTTGCCGCCGGATTTGCGCCCGCCAGCCTGGGCGAGCGCGTGCTGCGCGCCGAGACCGCCGCGATCGCAGCGCTGTCGCAGTTGGTATTTGCTTGA